CTCGGTGCCAATGCCGACTTTTACGAGCCGTACGCGGAAAACGCGCGCCGCTGGTATGCGGAGTCGCAGGAGAAGGTGCTCTATTGGAACCACGCGATCATCAATCCGCCGGTCGACCGGCACCGCCCGCCGGACGAGGTCTCCGACATTTTCATGCATGTCGAGGAAGAACGCGACGACGGTGTGGTGGTCAGCGGCGCCAAGGTGGTCGCGACCGGCTCGGCGATCACGCATTACAACTTCATCGCGCATTATGGCCTGCCCATCAAGAAACGCGAGTATGCGTTGGTGTGTACGGTGCCGATGGGGTCGCCAGGCATGAAGCTGATCTGCCGGCAGTCGTACGCGCAGGTCGCCGACACGCTGGGCAGTCCGTTCGACTATCCGCTGTCCAGCCGGATGGACGAGAACGACACCATCTTCATCCTCGACAAAGTGCTGATCCCGTGGGAAAACATCTTCATCTACGGTGATCCGGACAAGGCCAGCACGTTCTTCCCCGGCTCGGGATTCCTGCACCGCTTCACCTTCCACGGCGTGACCCGGCTGGCCGTCAAGCTCGACTTCATCGCCGGACTGCTGCTCAAAGGCGTGGAAGTGACCGGCACCAAGGATTTCCGCGGCATCCAGACCAGGGTCGGCGAGGTGCTGGCCTGGCGCAACCTTTTCTGGGGCCTGTCCGACGCGATGGCCAACAAGCCGGACGAGTGGAAAAACGGCGCCGTGCTGCCGAATCTCGACTACGGCCTGGCCTATCGCTGGTTCATGACGCTCGGCTATCCGCGCGTACGCGAAATCATCATGCAGGATCTCGGCAGTGCGCTGATCTATCTGCCGTCCAACGCGAAAGACTTCAAGAACGACGACCTGCGGCCCTATCTGGACCGCTATGTGCGCGGCTCCAACGGATACGACGCGGTGGAGCGGGTCAAGCTGATGAAGCTGATCTGGGACTCGATCGGCAGCGAGTTCGGCGGCCGGCACGAGCTCTACGAGCGCAACTACTCCGGCAACCACGAAGGCGTACGAGCCGAGATTCTGTTGTCGCAGGAGGCATCCGGCCTGGCCGACCAGCACCGCGGTTTCGCCGAGCAGTGCATGTCCGAGTACGACCTGGACGGCTGGACCGTGCCCGACCTGATCAATCCGGGCCACTAGATGGTCAAGCCGGCCGACCAGAAGGACTATGTCCAGTCGCTCGACCGCGGACTGGCGGTGATCCTGGCTTTCGCCGACCGCAAACCGCGGCTGAGCCTGGCCGAGCTGGCCGAGGCGACCACGCTCAGCCGGCCGACCGTGCGGCGGATCCTGATCACACTGGAACAACTCGGCTATGTCAGCGCCGACGGCCGGACGTTTTCGTTGACACCGCACGTGTTGGCGCTGGGCTATGCGTATCTCTCCTCGCTCAACCTCACCGAGATCGCGCAGCCGGTGATGGAGGCGCTGACCCGGCAGACCGGCCACACCAGCTCGCTGGCCGGCCTGGACGGGATGGACGCGATTTTCCTGCTGCGGGTGCCATCGCGGCAGGTGATGGGCACGATGCTGATCTCCGGCACACGCGTGCCGGCGTACGCGAGCGCCATCGGCCGCGTGCTGCTCGCCGAGCTGCCTGACCATGACCTGGACCACTTCCTGGACACCGTCGACCTGGCGCCGATCACCGCGCTCACCGTCACCGATCCCTGCCAGCTGCGGCAAACCCTTGCGCAGGCCCGGAAACAGGGATGGGTCCTCGTCGACCAGGAGCTGGAAGAAGGCGTACGGTCGGTCGCCGCGCCGGTGCGCGACGCCAGCGACCGGCCGATCGCCGCGTTGGGGATGTCGGTCGCCGCGCGTACGGTGAGTGTGGACGACCTGCACGCCGATTACCTGCCGGCGATCGTCGAGGCGGCCGCCGACATCAGCGAACGGCTTGGTGCCAACAATGCGAAGAAGGAGCGTCATGCGTGATGCGGTGATCTGCGAGCCGGTCCGTACGCCGGTCGGCCGGTTCGGCGGCGTGTTCCGGGACGTGCCCGCGGTCGACCTGGCCGCGACGGTGATCGCCGAGCTGGTCAGGCGCACGCGGATCGCCCCGGACGCCATCGAGGACGTGCTTTTCGGGCAGTGCTATCCCAACGGCGAGGCGCCGGCGATCGGCCGCGTCGCCGGACTCGACGCGGGCCTGCCGGTCGAGGTGCCTGGCCTGCAGGTCGACCGCCGCTGCGGCTCTGGCCTGCAGGCGGTGATCGACGCGGCGATGCGGGTGCAGACCGGCGTCAACGACGTGGTGTTGGCCGGTGGCGCCGAAAGCATGAGCCAGGTCGAGTTCTACACCGACGGGATTCGTTGGGGCGTGAAGGGTTCCGGGGTGGAGCTGACCGACCGGCTGGCGCGCGGCCGGGTCACCGCCGGCGGTAGGAACTATCCGGTGCCCGGCGGAATGCTGGAGACGGCGGAAAACCTGCGCCGCGAATACGGCATTTCGCGGCAGGAGCAGGACGAGCTGTCTCTTGCGTCCCACCAGCGCGCGGTGGCGGCGATCGAGGACGGCCGGTTCGCCGAGGAGATCGTGCCGGTGACGGTGCCAGGCAAACGCGGAAAACCCGGTGAAACGATCTCACGTGACGAGCATCCGCGCGCGGACGCGAGCCTGGAGACACTGGCCGCGCTGAAGCCGGTGATGCTCAAGCAGGACGCCGGATCCACCGTGACTGCCGGAAATGCCAGCGGCCAGAACGACGGCGCCGCGGTTTGCCTGG
The Fodinicola acaciae DNA segment above includes these coding regions:
- a CDS encoding 4-hydroxyphenylacetate 3-hydroxylase family protein; this translates as MTSQNQETDKRTTRPMTGDEYVESLRDGREVWIYGERVRDVTTHPAFRNAVRMTARLYDALHDKEKQDVLTAPTDTGSDGFTHKFFRTPYSKDDLLGDRGAIAEWARISYGWLGRSPDYKAAFLGTLGANADFYEPYAENARRWYAESQEKVLYWNHAIINPPVDRHRPPDEVSDIFMHVEEERDDGVVVSGAKVVATGSAITHYNFIAHYGLPIKKREYALVCTVPMGSPGMKLICRQSYAQVADTLGSPFDYPLSSRMDENDTIFILDKVLIPWENIFIYGDPDKASTFFPGSGFLHRFTFHGVTRLAVKLDFIAGLLLKGVEVTGTKDFRGIQTRVGEVLAWRNLFWGLSDAMANKPDEWKNGAVLPNLDYGLAYRWFMTLGYPRVREIIMQDLGSALIYLPSNAKDFKNDDLRPYLDRYVRGSNGYDAVERVKLMKLIWDSIGSEFGGRHELYERNYSGNHEGVRAEILLSQEASGLADQHRGFAEQCMSEYDLDGWTVPDLINPGH
- a CDS encoding IclR family transcriptional regulator domain-containing protein — translated: MVKPADQKDYVQSLDRGLAVILAFADRKPRLSLAELAEATTLSRPTVRRILITLEQLGYVSADGRTFSLTPHVLALGYAYLSSLNLTEIAQPVMEALTRQTGHTSSLAGLDGMDAIFLLRVPSRQVMGTMLISGTRVPAYASAIGRVLLAELPDHDLDHFLDTVDLAPITALTVTDPCQLRQTLAQARKQGWVLVDQELEEGVRSVAAPVRDASDRPIAALGMSVAARTVSVDDLHADYLPAIVEAAADISERLGANNAKKERHA
- a CDS encoding acetyl-CoA C-acetyltransferase, which gives rise to MRDAVICEPVRTPVGRFGGVFRDVPAVDLAATVIAELVRRTRIAPDAIEDVLFGQCYPNGEAPAIGRVAGLDAGLPVEVPGLQVDRRCGSGLQAVIDAAMRVQTGVNDVVLAGGAESMSQVEFYTDGIRWGVKGSGVELTDRLARGRVTAGGRNYPVPGGMLETAENLRREYGISRQEQDELSLASHQRAVAAIEDGRFAEEIVPVTVPGKRGKPGETISRDEHPRADASLETLAALKPVMLKQDAGSTVTAGNASGQNDGAAVCLVTTAEKAAELGVRPLARLVSWASAGVPPRTMGIGPVPSTEKALARAGLSLADMDLIELNEAFAAQVLAVTREWKFAEKDFERTNVNGSGISLGHPVGATGCRILTTMLRELDRREGRYALETMCIGGGQGLAAVFERVAR